The proteins below are encoded in one region of Bremerella sp. P1:
- a CDS encoding Na/Pi cotransporter family protein, producing the protein MGSEILQVVGGLGIFLLGMSIMTDGLKSLADDRLRKILARSTNSPVSGVFTGALTTALIQSSSATTVAAVGLVHVGLLTFAQSLGIIFGANIGTTITGWMVALIGFKWKIGDIILPLVFVGALIRLFTQGKLRCVGTSLAGFGLIFIGISALQEGMTGFQGIVTPDSFPADSTWGRILLVLIGIVITVITQSSSAGVATALAAVHADAMTLYQAAAMVIGMNIGTTVTAVVATIGGNVQARRTGFAHVIFNVIAGLVAFFLLTPYFWVLQQVWPDFATSDPELALVSFHTFFNVLGVILFLPLTKWFVVLLEWLIPERGNPLVKRLDPSLLATPDLALQAVQATVNDVLQTLLGELYRLLDKPKSSPNVSMLAKVDDALSKTRDFMDQLRFQRDQSLSLGQLARTIHVLDHLYRIRHRMEESQRISRIQDDPSLETMANLLATMVDQIMLTELPYSTEASSAAQQINQELKAEMRGYRIEILQHTAAGELSSETALQRTDSARWIRRQGYHLWRIVNHLADSPHEREEVPELS; encoded by the coding sequence ATGGGATCTGAAATCTTACAAGTTGTTGGTGGCCTAGGAATCTTTTTGCTCGGCATGTCGATCATGACTGATGGGCTAAAGTCGCTTGCCGATGATCGCCTGCGAAAGATCCTTGCTCGTTCGACGAACAGCCCCGTTTCAGGCGTCTTCACCGGGGCGTTAACGACCGCTTTGATTCAATCCTCTAGCGCGACGACCGTGGCGGCAGTCGGGCTCGTACATGTGGGATTGCTGACGTTTGCTCAGTCGCTGGGGATCATCTTCGGCGCGAATATCGGTACGACCATCACCGGCTGGATGGTGGCCCTGATCGGTTTCAAGTGGAAGATCGGCGACATCATTCTGCCGCTTGTGTTTGTGGGAGCACTGATCCGGCTGTTCACTCAAGGGAAACTGCGCTGCGTCGGGACTTCCCTGGCTGGGTTCGGGTTGATCTTTATTGGAATTTCGGCCCTGCAGGAAGGCATGACTGGGTTTCAAGGAATCGTTACCCCAGACAGCTTTCCCGCTGATTCGACATGGGGACGAATACTGCTCGTTCTTATTGGAATCGTCATCACCGTAATCACGCAGTCATCCAGCGCCGGTGTTGCCACAGCCCTGGCGGCTGTCCACGCCGATGCCATGACGTTGTATCAGGCCGCAGCCATGGTGATTGGGATGAATATCGGAACCACGGTAACTGCCGTCGTGGCGACGATCGGGGGTAACGTTCAAGCACGTCGAACGGGGTTTGCCCATGTCATTTTCAATGTAATCGCGGGGCTAGTGGCCTTTTTCTTACTGACGCCCTATTTCTGGGTTTTGCAGCAAGTTTGGCCTGACTTTGCGACTTCCGATCCTGAATTGGCGTTGGTTAGCTTTCATACGTTTTTCAACGTACTGGGCGTGATCCTGTTCCTGCCACTGACGAAGTGGTTCGTCGTCTTGCTCGAGTGGCTGATCCCGGAACGGGGAAACCCACTTGTGAAACGGCTCGACCCCAGCTTGCTTGCCACACCAGATTTGGCGTTACAAGCTGTTCAAGCAACTGTGAACGACGTGCTACAAACATTATTGGGCGAACTATATCGGCTACTAGACAAGCCAAAGTCGTCTCCGAACGTCAGCATGCTCGCGAAGGTTGACGATGCGTTGTCGAAAACGCGAGATTTTATGGACCAGCTTCGCTTTCAGCGTGACCAGTCCCTTTCGCTGGGCCAGTTGGCTCGAACAATTCATGTTCTCGATCATCTCTACCGCATTCGTCATCGAATGGAAGAATCACAACGGATCTCGCGGATTCAAGATGACCCGTCTCTCGAAACCATGGCGAACTTGCTTGCCACCATGGTTGACCAGATCATGCTCACCGAGCTTCCTTATTCAACGGAAGCCAGTTCAGCTGCTCAACAAATAAATCAGGAGTTGAAAGCAGAGATGCGTGGGTATCGTATCGAGATCCTACAACACACTGCCGCCGGAGAACTCTCTTCAGAAACAGCTTTACAGCGGACCGACTCGGCCCGCTGGATCCGACGCCAAGGCTATCACCTATGGCGTATCGTTAATCACCTGGCTGACAGCCCGCACGAACGTGAAGAGGTACCGGAGCTCTCGTGA
- a CDS encoding extracellular catalytic domain type 1 short-chain-length polyhydroxyalkanoate depolymerase, translated as MTTTPIKELTPGRHRLTIDVDDREREFWVYIPTQATRPEEGWPLVFVFHGGLSNAPTMVRFCEMNDYADTAGFVTVFPNGTGRLPTMKTWNAGMCCGYAKREDVNDVHFVEQLLSDLPQRLSVDPTRIYATGMSNGGMMSYLLGDKLADRFAAIAPVGGTMGNPTCSPSRPVPLLHIHGTDDQFVRWEGGVGSRSKSKLNFHSVDHAMQNWIAANHAQPNPTVESLPSEVNDGTSIERFTYAAQDAGSAEVILLKIHGGGHTWPGKESRLELLGATTHNLDANQVIWEFFQQHHLST; from the coding sequence ATGACGACTACGCCGATCAAGGAACTTACCCCCGGACGTCACCGACTGACGATTGATGTCGATGATCGCGAACGTGAGTTCTGGGTGTACATTCCCACCCAGGCCACACGGCCGGAAGAAGGCTGGCCCCTGGTATTCGTCTTCCATGGCGGCTTGTCGAATGCCCCGACGATGGTGCGTTTCTGCGAAATGAATGACTACGCCGATACGGCCGGGTTCGTAACCGTTTTTCCCAATGGAACCGGTCGTCTGCCCACGATGAAAACCTGGAACGCAGGTATGTGTTGTGGGTACGCCAAGCGTGAAGATGTCAACGACGTCCACTTTGTCGAGCAGCTTCTGAGCGACTTGCCGCAACGATTATCGGTCGACCCAACGCGGATCTACGCGACTGGGATGTCCAATGGCGGGATGATGTCGTACCTGTTGGGCGATAAATTGGCTGATCGTTTCGCCGCGATTGCTCCGGTCGGCGGAACGATGGGCAATCCGACGTGTAGCCCGAGTCGACCGGTCCCGCTCTTGCATATTCATGGGACGGATGACCAGTTCGTCCGGTGGGAAGGAGGGGTTGGCTCGCGGAGCAAGTCGAAGCTCAATTTCCATTCCGTTGACCATGCAATGCAAAACTGGATCGCCGCTAACCACGCACAGCCAAACCCGACAGTCGAGTCACTTCCAAGTGAAGTGAACGATGGGACATCGATTGAGCGGTTCACTTATGCGGCCCAGGACGCCGGTTCGGCAGAAGTGATTCTTCTGAAGATTCACGGCGGTGGTCATACTTGGCCAGGAAAAGAGAGCCGCCTGGAATTGCTCGGAGCGACGACCCACAATCTTGATGCGAACCAGGTAATCTGGGAATTCTTCCAGCAGCATCATTTGTCGACCTAA
- a CDS encoding CNNM domain-containing protein: protein MGTILLLFILGVFLSAFFSGSETGFYRVTRVRLVLDGLGGDWLSRFLLFLTNHPALFVATTLIGNNVANYMVSLSIVLFTQATFPGSSTAEMALPLLIAPFLFVYGELLPKYFFYRAPNFLLRRTSWLFFVFTVLFAPCSALLWVLGRALQTLLGESPETVRLALARTELEDFLEEGGEFGILNKAQRRVAQGVFGVANRRVTSISTPLSRVWTAKIGSKVNSLIRVAKRKQISVIPIVETQGKRTVPIGYVRICDLYMGTGEEIENYHPLPEVKASDSCISAITQLHSTGELMAKVVSRSGVPIGIVTMQQLQRAVLDAKKQPA, encoded by the coding sequence ATGGGTACGATCCTTCTCTTATTCATTCTCGGTGTATTTCTCAGCGCGTTCTTTAGTGGCTCGGAAACAGGCTTCTATCGCGTGACACGTGTTCGCCTAGTCTTGGATGGCTTGGGTGGAGACTGGCTGTCACGCTTCTTGCTGTTTCTGACGAATCACCCGGCACTGTTTGTGGCGACCACGCTGATTGGCAACAACGTCGCCAACTACATGGTCTCGCTGTCGATCGTACTTTTTACCCAGGCAACCTTCCCTGGAAGCTCGACCGCCGAAATGGCCCTGCCGCTGTTGATCGCGCCATTCTTGTTCGTTTACGGCGAACTGCTGCCCAAGTACTTTTTTTATCGGGCGCCCAACTTTTTACTGCGTCGAACGAGCTGGCTCTTCTTTGTCTTCACCGTGCTGTTTGCTCCCTGTTCGGCCCTTTTGTGGGTCTTAGGCAGAGCCCTGCAAACCTTGCTGGGTGAATCCCCGGAAACGGTTCGCTTGGCGTTGGCTCGGACGGAGCTCGAAGACTTCCTGGAAGAAGGAGGAGAGTTTGGCATTTTGAACAAGGCTCAGCGGCGAGTTGCTCAAGGCGTGTTTGGGGTGGCTAATCGACGGGTGACATCCATTTCTACACCCCTTTCGCGAGTATGGACCGCCAAAATCGGTTCCAAGGTGAACAGCCTCATTCGTGTGGCCAAGCGAAAGCAGATCTCGGTCATTCCGATCGTTGAAACACAAGGCAAGCGAACGGTTCCGATTGGATACGTGCGTATCTGCGACCTCTATATGGGAACTGGCGAAGAGATCGAGAATTATCACCCGCTTCCTGAAGTCAAAGCGAGCGATAGTTGTATCTCGGCCATCACCCAGTTGCATAGCACGGGCGAATTGATGGCCAAGGTAGTTAGCCGTAGCGGCGTACCGATCGGCATCGTCACGATGCAACAATTGCAGCGAGCCGTTCTCGACGCCAAGAAACAGCCTGCTTAG
- a CDS encoding CNNM domain-containing protein, translating into MDVIVAIAPWLVAMLLLVACSGMFSASEAAFFYLKLEDRKRFRKGTTAQRAAASLLSDPDRLLSAILFWNLMVNVAYFAVASIVGLRLQNTVGATYATVFSTLSLLVIIFFSEMLPKSLAVLRAPTLAAFLAVPIAFAVRVIDPIRPVMRGVSTLSQRLIWPRFEAEPYMQVSDLERAIQMSMQSSTVLEQEEMALRGIVGLSDSLAQEMMRPRMRFKMFHPPVSLKDLDAELTPSGYLLISDEQGDDVVSAINLVDATELPQDNLEDYAQEVLVFPWCAKASEVFQQMMSTENEVAAVVNELGETIGVITLRDMMETIFSYTHGRSERILQRKTFEEQEDGAYLVSGMTSVRRLAKHFELELPDTRHATINGILQEELERIPEVEDVVEWGPFHFEVVEQHSEGHILVRLTMRQEEE; encoded by the coding sequence TTGGACGTCATTGTGGCCATTGCACCCTGGTTGGTAGCAATGCTGCTGTTGGTCGCCTGCTCTGGGATGTTTTCCGCATCGGAAGCGGCCTTCTTCTATTTGAAGTTGGAAGATCGCAAACGCTTCCGCAAGGGAACGACGGCTCAGCGTGCCGCAGCCTCTCTGTTAAGCGATCCGGACCGACTACTTTCGGCCATCCTCTTTTGGAACCTGATGGTCAATGTGGCCTACTTCGCGGTCGCTTCGATCGTGGGGCTGCGTCTGCAAAATACGGTTGGAGCGACCTATGCCACCGTGTTTTCCACGCTCTCGCTGCTGGTGATCATCTTCTTCAGCGAAATGCTCCCTAAGAGTCTGGCGGTGCTGCGTGCTCCGACGTTGGCTGCGTTCCTGGCTGTGCCGATCGCCTTTGCGGTCCGCGTTATCGATCCAATTCGCCCGGTGATGCGTGGCGTAAGCACGCTTTCGCAGCGTTTGATCTGGCCGCGTTTTGAAGCGGAACCTTATATGCAGGTTTCCGATCTGGAACGCGCGATCCAGATGTCGATGCAAAGCAGCACGGTGCTTGAGCAGGAAGAGATGGCCCTGCGAGGAATCGTCGGCTTGTCCGATTCGCTGGCTCAGGAAATGATGCGGCCGCGAATGCGTTTCAAGATGTTTCATCCGCCTGTATCGCTGAAAGACCTTGATGCCGAGCTGACGCCCAGTGGGTATCTGCTTATTTCCGACGAGCAAGGAGACGACGTCGTCAGCGCGATTAACTTGGTTGATGCAACGGAGCTGCCGCAGGACAACCTGGAGGATTACGCCCAGGAAGTGTTGGTCTTCCCCTGGTGTGCCAAGGCCTCGGAAGTATTCCAGCAAATGATGTCCACCGAGAACGAAGTGGCCGCGGTGGTCAATGAGCTAGGCGAAACGATTGGCGTGATCACACTGCGGGACATGATGGAAACCATCTTCTCGTACACGCATGGCCGCAGCGAGCGTATCCTTCAACGAAAGACATTTGAAGAGCAGGAAGATGGTGCCTACCTGGTCTCCGGCATGACCAGCGTGCGCCGCCTGGCGAAGCACTTTGAGCTGGAACTGCCAGACACACGGCACGCTACGATCAACGGTATTTTGCAGGAAGAACTGGAACGCATTCCAGAAGTTGAAGATGTCGTCGAGTGGGGGCCGTTCCATTTTGAGGTCGTGGAACAGCACTCCGAAGGGCATATCCTGGTTCGATTGACCATGCGTCAGGAGGAAGAATGA